CATAATGGCAATACAGAACATCGGGGTAAACAGGTTACGCACCACCATTGGCAGTACTTTTTCAAAGAAGCGCTGTACATAAGACATGGCCCAAACCATCAAGATGATCGGGATAACCGAGGCGGTATAGCTCAGGTATTGCACGGGAATACCGAAGAAATCCAAGCTGGGCGATGATAATGGAATACCAGCAATAGTATTCAAAATGTGGGCAACCTGCGGATTATTCAGCGTTTCATGCATCAATTGCTGAACGGCAGGGTCTGCGGAGTTCACCGTGACAATTTTATTAGCTGTCAGCATGTTCATATAATCAGGGCTGATCAATGCACAAGCCGTAATTACGGCGGTAAAAGGGTTAACATTGAATTTTTTGGCCGCAGTAAAAGCCACCATCACAGGCAAGAAGGTAAATCCGGTCCAGGAGACAAAATTTAAAATTCGATAAGTACCGCTGGCGGCATCCATCCAGCCAATCGCAGCCAGAAAAGAAATAATCCCTTGTAAAATACCGCAGGCGGCCAGTGGATAAAGAAAAGGTGCAAAAATACTGGAGATAATATCCATCAATCGGCTAACGATACCGACTTTAGGTGCGGCAACCGGTGCACTTTCATCGATATTAATCAGGTTCGTGACATGCTTATAGGCATCAGCGACATGGTTACCGATCACCACTTGCATTTGCCCACCCGCTTCAATAACGGTAATAACCCCTTTAACACGATTTAATTTTTCTTTATCGACAGCTTTATTATCTTTCAATATAAAACGCAAACGTGTCGCACAATGTGTGACGGTAATCACATTATTATCACCGCCAATATACTTAATAATTTCTTGTGCGGTTAATGCGTAATCAATTGCCATTATTAATCTCCTGTCACGAATGCTGAGTATAAGATAAACAGAGTGTTATCGGATTATTATTAATATTTTTTCGATTGAGACTGGAGTTTAGCAAAAAGAAAGATGAAGTCACGATATAACAAAAACCATGAATTGGAATATGTAACATGTAAAAAACACCCTGTTTTATTGGGTGTTTTTATTAACTAATTGAGGGAGTTTTTTGCCGATAGTTTCAATAATATATAAAACGGGGATCTGGGTAGTAATATTATACTGCCCCTCTAATACAATAGGCGGCATGTGATAAGAG
The sequence above is drawn from the Yersinia enterocolitica subsp. enterocolitica genome and encodes:
- a CDS encoding PTS transporter subunit EIIC, with protein sequence MAIDYALTAQEIIKYIGGDNNVITVTHCATRLRFILKDNKAVDKEKLNRVKGVITVIEAGGQMQVVIGNHVADAYKHVTNLINIDESAPVAAPKVGIVSRLMDIISSIFAPFLYPLAACGILQGIISFLAAIGWMDAASGTYRILNFVSWTGFTFLPVMVAFTAAKKFNVNPFTAVITACALISPDYMNMLTANKIVTVNSADPAVQQLMHETLNNPQVAHILNTIAGIPLSSPSLDFFGIPVQYLSYTASVIPIILMVWAMSYVQRFFEKVLPMVVRNLFTPMFCIAIMVPLTLLVFGPVGNLIGGAIGGVYNTLYNLSPAIAGFMVGAFWQPLVTLGVHWGITPVTVGNYATLGYDTFTGLQASAVFAMAGTMFGVYLKTRNREMKGISLSAGITALFGITEPAIYGVALRLKKPFLCSCAAGGIGGAIAGSFNAVSWSYCLPGIAVLPVFFKEGHMAQFLGFLLSITVAFILGAVFTWLVGFTDEPENVEQPDSAKASEAPITQAQMNQG